In Ignavibacteriota bacterium, a single window of DNA contains:
- a CDS encoding tetratricopeptide repeat protein, translating into MASFVTAIKHSRTRMDNRTFVMYGEVLQQHPASIAFARLAAQHLAGGSLAAALRLAQQGVSHHPGYISGWIVLARIQCAQHRFGDARRALANAAAQYPDNAAVAALRAMIDAAEMQMPTDHGILDAQRRVLSDEGLSVPQEKGPRRGVSKVDDLIPGMESFLVQSQGASPLDAVSRQHQDAGNMQTGGVSGEIDQINDPDERTELERLAHTLESARLSVSPVESDEKADPEWTELPHPVDYSTRPVTRTLAEIYVGQGNIHEAIEIYLTLCAKYPDNQDEYISRIADLRRMLDSQAGS; encoded by the coding sequence GTGGCCTCTTTTGTAACCGCCATCAAACACAGCCGCACGCGCATGGATAACCGGACGTTCGTGATGTACGGCGAGGTGTTGCAGCAGCATCCTGCATCCATCGCATTTGCTCGGCTTGCCGCACAGCATCTGGCGGGGGGCAGTCTCGCAGCAGCTCTGCGGCTGGCGCAGCAGGGAGTGTCGCACCATCCGGGATACATCTCCGGGTGGATCGTGCTTGCCCGGATACAGTGCGCGCAACACCGCTTTGGCGATGCACGACGTGCGCTCGCAAATGCGGCGGCACAATATCCTGACAATGCCGCGGTCGCTGCTTTGCGCGCCATGATAGATGCCGCGGAGATGCAGATGCCCACGGACCATGGTATTCTCGACGCACAACGACGTGTGCTTAGTGATGAGGGGTTGAGCGTTCCGCAGGAGAAGGGACCACGTCGCGGTGTCAGCAAGGTCGATGATCTTATCCCGGGTATGGAGTCGTTCCTCGTTCAATCACAGGGTGCAAGCCCTTTGGATGCAGTCTCGCGTCAGCACCAGGATGCTGGGAACATGCAGACGGGCGGCGTATCGGGTGAGATTGATCAGATAAACGATCCAGACGAACGAACAGAGCTGGAGAGACTCGCGCACACACTCGAATCGGCACGCCTATCCGTCTCGCCGGTCGAAAGTGATGAGAAAGCTGATCCTGAATGGACCGAACTTCCTCATCCGGTGGACTACAGCACTCGGCCTGTCACACGAACACTTGCGGAGATATACGTGGGCCAGGGCAATATCCACGAGGCGATTGAGATTTATCTCACGCTCTGCGCAAAATATCCGGACAATCAAGACGAGTATATCTCGCGCATTGCGGATCTTCGCCGCATGCTCGACAGCCAAGCCGGGAGCTGA
- a CDS encoding insulinase family protein, with protein sequence MNIARKALPYLLILALFTASGVFAQVDRTKKPSPGPAPKAAFPAFHESTLKNGLKVFVVQDTEQPLVTFRLLIKSGSEFDGKEKSGLASIAADLLTKGTTTRNALAFAKESDFHGINIGASAADDMMSLSGSGLKKHMQKILELMTDALFRPTFPEEELDKTRKQILSGLAVNKKSPEEISSRLEITRGFNRHPYANFETEATVSAIKREDLVGFHTRYFIPNNTSIAIVGDVSPKEILPILEKYFGSWKTGAAPKSDFPLPEPITTSTVHLVDLGSTQTQTTLSIVTTGMPRNNPDWPLFGLLNSLLGGGSSSRLYNNLREKHGFTYGAYCSADGRKQAGIWTATASVRRVATDSSIKEILHEMKRLQDEPIPADELDMHKQYLAGTYLLSLESPARTAQRVQDIDLYGLSKDYYATYVNKIMKATPEDLRRIARQYLRPDNVAITAVGDASALLESLKAFGTVKMYDPDMQPIDASAMAKPDIDAETLIARHIQALGGADKMSAVKDRSLEGTITMNFQGQSIQGTMSDIKKAPNKSYQRTVLNFMGQEMVQEKWNDGTTVVSTSPMAPEPIVLEGEELAQELEKDIFNELLRYKELGYTVAVTGKKPVDGKPAYVLTIKRTHGTGTYFIDASTYLLLGEETMQKTPAGEQAIMVSYGDYRLVDGVMLPFKVKMDAGMMAMEMEVVKYVQNGTVPDDTFKAK encoded by the coding sequence ATGAACATTGCACGAAAAGCTCTCCCGTACCTGCTCATCCTGGCCTTATTTACCGCGTCAGGTGTTTTTGCCCAGGTCGACCGTACTAAAAAGCCCTCTCCGGGTCCGGCCCCAAAAGCCGCATTCCCCGCCTTCCATGAATCGACGCTCAAGAATGGACTGAAAGTCTTTGTCGTCCAAGATACTGAGCAACCTCTTGTCACATTCCGGCTCTTGATCAAGTCCGGCTCAGAATTTGACGGCAAGGAGAAGTCCGGCCTCGCGTCCATCGCGGCGGACCTTCTGACAAAGGGTACCACGACACGCAATGCTCTTGCCTTTGCAAAGGAATCGGATTTTCACGGCATCAACATCGGGGCATCCGCCGCTGACGACATGATGTCACTCTCCGGCTCGGGCTTGAAAAAGCATATGCAGAAAATCCTCGAATTGATGACAGATGCTCTTTTCCGTCCGACGTTTCCCGAAGAGGAACTGGACAAAACGCGCAAGCAGATCCTTTCAGGCCTTGCTGTGAACAAAAAATCTCCCGAGGAAATCTCGTCACGTCTCGAAATCACGCGCGGCTTCAATCGGCACCCATACGCAAACTTCGAAACGGAGGCCACCGTCTCCGCGATCAAACGCGAAGACCTCGTCGGTTTTCACACTCGGTATTTCATTCCCAACAATACGTCCATCGCCATTGTGGGTGATGTTTCTCCGAAGGAAATTCTCCCGATTCTGGAAAAGTATTTCGGAAGTTGGAAGACCGGCGCAGCACCGAAATCCGACTTTCCCCTGCCGGAGCCGATCACCACATCCACTGTGCATCTTGTGGATCTCGGCAGCACGCAGACGCAGACCACGCTCTCGATTGTCACAACGGGCATGCCGCGTAACAACCCCGACTGGCCGCTTTTCGGACTGCTCAACTCGCTGCTTGGGGGAGGATCCAGCTCGCGTCTGTACAACAACCTGCGCGAAAAACACGGCTTCACCTACGGGGCATATTGCAGCGCTGATGGGCGGAAGCAAGCCGGAATCTGGACCGCCACAGCCAGTGTCAGACGAGTTGCCACGGATTCATCCATCAAAGAGATCCTCCACGAAATGAAACGCCTGCAGGATGAGCCAATTCCCGCCGACGAACTCGACATGCACAAACAGTATCTCGCAGGCACATATCTTCTGAGTCTCGAGTCGCCCGCCAGAACTGCGCAGCGCGTCCAGGATATCGATCTGTACGGACTGTCAAAAGATTACTACGCGACGTACGTCAATAAAATCATGAAGGCGACACCCGAGGACCTGCGAAGGATCGCCCGACAGTATCTCCGTCCCGACAATGTCGCCATAACTGCGGTGGGCGATGCATCAGCACTGCTGGAATCCTTGAAGGCCTTCGGCACTGTGAAGATGTACGATCCGGACATGCAACCGATCGACGCGAGTGCCATGGCCAAACCCGACATCGACGCCGAGACGCTGATTGCACGTCATATACAGGCACTCGGTGGGGCGGATAAAATGTCTGCCGTGAAGGACCGCAGCCTTGAAGGCACAATCACAATGAACTTCCAGGGCCAGAGCATTCAAGGAACCATGTCCGACATCAAGAAGGCCCCGAATAAAAGTTATCAGAGGACCGTGTTGAATTTCATGGGTCAGGAGATGGTGCAGGAAAAATGGAACGATGGCACAACCGTGGTATCGACCAGCCCTATGGCTCCTGAACCCATAGTTCTCGAAGGAGAGGAATTGGCGCAGGAACTCGAGAAGGACATTTTTAACGAGTTGCTCCGTTACAAAGAACTCGGGTATACCGTGGCAGTCACCGGTAAAAAGCCTGTCGATGGCAAACCGGCGTACGTTCTTACGATCAAACGCACTCATGGGACCGGCACCTACTTCATCGATGCGTCCACGTATTTATTGCTCGGTGAAGAAACGATGCAAAAAACACCAGCAGGCGAACAGGCGATCATGGTCTCTTACGGCGACTATAGACTGGTGGATGGTGTCATGTTGCCCTTCAAAGTGAAAATGGATGCGGGAATGATGGCCATGGAAATGGAAGTCGTCAAGTACGTGCAGAACGGCACTGTTCCCGACGATACATTCAAGGCCAAGTAA
- a CDS encoding glycosyltransferase → MENVILGAYLFSLTVLALFGSHGFVMVYYYFKNRDRRPEKRALLGDEYPVVTVQLPVFNELYVVERLIDAVCNLDYPKDKLEIQVLDDSTDETVSVVAEAVQRKQELGFDISQVRRSDRAGYKAGALRYGLTLAKGEFIAIFDADFVPRSNFLQETLQHFVGNRIGMVQTRWEHLNTEYSYLTRAQAIALDGHFVIEQQVRNKAGFFINFNGTAGIWRRSCIEDAGNWQDDTLTEDLDLSYRAQLKGWKFVFLNDVTSPAELPSEINALKSQQFRWTKGAIETSKKILPLVWKSRLPFRVKLQSTMHLTNNLVFPFILLTGILNVPLIFIKQSGTHDTFFAFMSVFVLAFVSSFLFYLYSQKDVHADWKKRIFLFPLFMAGSMGFAVNNTRAVLEGLFNKKSAFVRTPKYKIETGDDSWKNKKYTAAKRKITFSVLFELFLALYCFIGVAASFYFLEIAAIPFQVLFFLGFGLVGMMSVRHAIQARHA, encoded by the coding sequence ATGGAAAATGTGATACTGGGTGCATATCTCTTCTCACTTACCGTCCTCGCCCTGTTCGGCTCACACGGTTTCGTGATGGTCTACTACTATTTCAAGAACAGGGACAGGCGACCCGAGAAGAGAGCGCTGCTGGGTGACGAATACCCAGTGGTGACCGTTCAGCTTCCGGTGTTCAATGAACTGTACGTCGTCGAACGATTGATCGACGCCGTGTGCAATCTGGATTACCCGAAAGACAAGCTCGAAATCCAGGTGCTTGACGATTCAACGGATGAGACAGTGTCGGTCGTTGCAGAAGCAGTGCAGCGAAAGCAGGAGCTGGGATTCGACATCTCCCAGGTTCGACGCAGTGACAGGGCCGGTTACAAGGCAGGGGCGCTCAGGTACGGCCTGACGCTCGCGAAGGGCGAGTTTATCGCCATCTTCGATGCCGACTTTGTCCCCAGGTCGAACTTTCTGCAGGAGACCCTCCAGCATTTCGTTGGCAACCGCATCGGCATGGTTCAGACCCGCTGGGAACATCTCAACACAGAGTACTCGTACCTGACGCGTGCGCAAGCCATCGCACTCGACGGCCATTTTGTGATCGAGCAGCAGGTCCGAAACAAGGCCGGCTTCTTCATCAATTTCAACGGTACTGCCGGCATATGGCGGAGGTCGTGTATTGAGGATGCGGGCAACTGGCAGGACGACACCTTGACGGAGGATCTCGATCTGAGTTACCGTGCGCAACTGAAGGGCTGGAAATTTGTTTTCCTCAATGATGTGACCTCGCCCGCCGAGCTTCCGTCGGAGATCAACGCTCTCAAGTCGCAGCAGTTTCGGTGGACCAAGGGCGCGATAGAGACCTCAAAAAAAATTCTTCCTCTTGTTTGGAAGTCACGCCTTCCATTCCGTGTCAAGCTGCAGTCGACAATGCATCTGACGAACAACCTGGTCTTCCCGTTTATTCTTCTGACGGGTATTCTCAACGTGCCACTCATCTTTATCAAACAGAGTGGTACACACGACACATTCTTCGCATTTATGTCGGTGTTTGTGCTGGCCTTTGTCAGCTCCTTCCTGTTCTACTTGTATTCGCAGAAGGATGTCCACGCCGATTGGAAGAAACGGATTTTCCTCTTCCCCTTGTTCATGGCTGGGAGCATGGGTTTCGCGGTCAATAACACACGCGCAGTGCTCGAAGGACTGTTTAATAAGAAGAGCGCGTTCGTCCGCACGCCGAAGTATAAGATCGAAACCGGCGACGATAGCTGGAAGAATAAAAAATACACTGCGGCCAAGCGGAAGATCACCTTCTCCGTACTCTTCGAGTTGTTTCTCGCCCTGTACTGTTTTATCGGGGTGGCTGCCTCGTTCTATTTCCTTGAAATCGCTGCAATCCCGTTCCAGGTACTGTTCTTCCTCGGTTTCGGACTGGTCGGAATGATGTCCGTCCGTCACGCGATTCAGGCACGACACGCCTGA